The Gemmatimonadaceae bacterium DNA segment CGGGCCGGCCGGCTGACCGCCGAGTAGATGTTGCACCCGTAACCCTGCGGGGCATCTCCCTACGCGGGCCGCGGAGTTTTCCGCATTGCCGGCGCGTTGCGGCGGCGCAATGTTCGGTCAACGCCTGACCGAACCCTTATGCTTGCCATCGCCGAGCCTCTCATCCACCGCTACGACGTCTCCGGCCCGCGGTACACGAGCTACCCGCCGGTACCTGCGTGGGAGCCGGACTTCGCGGTGGCGCGCTGGGCTGAGGTCCTCCAAGACGTACCCGCCGCCGATTCCTTCGCCCTCTACGCGCACTTCCCCTTCTGCGCCAAGCGCTGCCTGTACTGCGGCTGCAACGCCATCGCCTCGTCCCGCGCCGCCAAGATCGACACCTACCTCGACGACTTCGCACACGAGTTGGCCCTGCTGACCGATGCACTCGGCTGGGGACGGCCGCTGCGGCAGATGCACTGGGGCGGCGGCACACCGAACCTCCTCAGCGCCGCGCAGACCGAACGCGCGTGGCGACTGCTCACCGATGCCTTCGCGTTCGCTCCAGATGCCGAGCTCTCCGTCGAGGCGGACCCGCGTGTGGTGGCACCGGGCCAGTTGGCACATTACCGCGACCTCGGCTTCTCGCGCATCAGTTTCGGGGTGCAGGATCTCGACGCCGAGGTGCAGCACGCAATCGGGCGCATCCAGCCACTGCCGTTGGTGCAGGACGTGGTCGCGCAGTCCCGTGACGCCGGATTCAACGAGATCAACCTCGACCTCATCTATGGCCTGCCGCGGCAGACGATGCGCAGCGTGGATGCGACGCTGGACGCCGTGCTGGCGCTCGACCCGGATCGCCTGGCGACCTTTGCCTACGCGCACCTGCCGGCGCAGCGCCCGCACCAGCGGGCCATCGCCGTGGATGCGCTGCCCGGCACGTTGGAGCGCGTCACGCTCTTCCGCCACATCGTGCAGCGCCTGACTGCCGCCGGATACACTTGGATCGGCTTCGATCACTTCGCGCGGCACGACGACCCGCTCGCGATCGCACAGCGCGAAGGGCGCCTGCACCGGAACTTTATGGGCTACACCACCGACCCCGGCCCGCATTTGCTCGGCGTGGGAATGAGTTCGATCTCGGAGGTCAACGGGACCTTCGCGCAGAACGCGGCGACACTCACGCCCTGGAGCGATGCCGTCCGCGCCGGCTCGCTGCCGGTCGTCCGGGGCCACACGCTCACCGACGACGACCGCACCCGCGGCGGCATCATCAAGC contains these protein-coding regions:
- the hemN gene encoding oxygen-independent coproporphyrinogen III oxidase; this translates as MLAIAEPLIHRYDVSGPRYTSYPPVPAWEPDFAVARWAEVLQDVPAADSFALYAHFPFCAKRCLYCGCNAIASSRAAKIDTYLDDFAHELALLTDALGWGRPLRQMHWGGGTPNLLSAAQTERAWRLLTDAFAFAPDAELSVEADPRVVAPGQLAHYRDLGFSRISFGVQDLDAEVQHAIGRIQPLPLVQDVVAQSRDAGFNEINLDLIYGLPRQTMRSVDATLDAVLALDPDRLATFAYAHLPAQRPHQRAIAVDALPGTLERVTLFRHIVQRLTAAGYTWIGFDHFARHDDPLAIAQREGRLHRNFMGYTTDPGPHLLGVGMSSISEVNGTFAQNAATLTPWSDAVRAGSLPVVRGHTLTDDDRTRGGIIKQLLCNLELPYAMVPTALMAALAAVKATAADGFVTLEPDRLVVTDLGRYFLRNLCLPFDAYLPKRASDRVFSRTL